The Malus domestica chromosome 13, GDT2T_hap1 genome includes a window with the following:
- the LOC103453162 gene encoding VAN3-binding protein has translation MDPVQAAVFLPPETPREPMEFLSRSWSVSALEVSKALAPPPGQTQLTNLNLSSAVNGGGGGPILEDLAGEIDESATFSGNPFSFASSETSQLVMERIMSQSQEVSPRTSGRLSHSSGPLNGSLTDSPPVSPSEIDDVKYGRSNNHHNTQFRAATPSGAPVSGGGKTVGRWLKDRREKKKEEARALNAQLHAAVSVAGVASAIAAIAAATAASSGSGKDEHMAKTDMAVASAATLVAAQCVEAAEAMGAEREHLATVVSSAVNVRSAGDIMTLTAAAATALRGAATLKARALKEVWNIAAVIPVEKGSGVVGNGSNGNSNSSFSGELVPEENFLGICSRELLAKGCELLKRTRGGDLHWKIVSVYIHRTGQVMLKMKSRHVAGTITKKKKNVVLEVIKDMPAWPGRHLLEGGEHRRYFGLKTVMRGVVEFECRNQREYDIWTLGVSRLLSIVAERHNRHRI, from the exons ATGGACCCGGTACAGGCCGCCGTGTTTCTGCCACCGGAGACTCCCCGCGAGCCCATGGAGTTCCTCTCCCGCTCTTGGAGCGTCTCAGCTCTCGAAGTCTCCAAAGCCTTGGCCCCACCCCCTGGCCAGACCCAACTCACAAACCTCAACCTCAGCTCTGCCGTCAATGGCGGTGGCGGTGGTCCCATACTAGAGGACCTTGCCGGGGAGATAGACGAGAGCGCCACTTTTTCTGGCAACCcattttcttttgcttcttCCGAGACCTCTCAGCTCGTCATGGAGCGTATCATGTCACAGTCG CAAGAGGTATCTCCACGAACATCCGGCAGGCTGTCGCACAGCAGTGGTCCTCTCAACGGTTCCTTAACCGACAGCCCACCTGTCTCCCCCTCCGAAATCGACGATGTTAAG TATGGACGCTCTAACAACCACCACAACACCCAATTCAGAGCCGCCACTCCTAGTGGCGCCCCCGTGTCTGGTGGTGGTAAGACGGTGGGCAGGTGGCTTAAGGataggagggagaagaagaaagaggaggctaGAGCCCTGAATGCTCAGCTTCATGCTGCTGTTTCTGTTGCTGGGGTGGCTTCTGCCATCGCCGCCATTGCTGCCGCCACTGCCGCCTCATCTGGGTCGGGGAAAGATGAGCATATGGCGAAGACTGACATGGCTGTGGCCTCTGCTGCCACTTTGGTTGCTGCCCAGTGTGTGGAGGCGGCTGAGGCCATGGGAGCTGAGCGGGAACACCTTGCTACGGTTGTCAGCTCTGCCGTGAACGTCCGGTCTGCTGGCGATATCATGACCTTAACTGCTGCAGCAGCAACAG CCTTACGCGGTGCAGCGACATTGAAGGCGAGGGCGTTGAAGGAAGTGTGGAATATAGCTGCAGTTATCCCTGTTGAGAAAGGCTCAGGAGTAGTTGGTAACGGAAGTAACGGTAATTCCAACAGTAGTTTCAGTGGTGAACTTGTCCCTGAAGAGAATTTTCTCGGCATCTGCAGTAGAGAATTGCTTGCAAAGGGTTGTGAGCTCCTCAAGCGCACCCGCGGAG GTGATCTTCATTGGAAAATCGTCTCTGTTTATATCCATCGAACGGGTCAG GTTATGCTGAAGATGAAGAGCAGGCATGTTGCTGGGACcatcacaaaaaagaaaaaga ATGTGGTGCTGGAAGTGATCAAGGACATGCCGGCTTGGCCCGGCCGCCACTTGCTCGAGGGGGGCGAGCACCGGCGTTACTTTGGGCTCAAGACTGTTATGCGCGGAGTTGTGGAGTTTGAGTGCCGGAACCAGAGGGAGTACGACATTTGGACTCTGGGCGTGTCGAGGCTCCTCAGCATTGTTGCAGAGAGGCACAATAGACATAGGATCTAG
- the LOC103430823 gene encoding protein LIFEGUARD 4-like: protein MALPFGKGGDVESGQNGQLYPNQMETPQLRWAFIRKVYMIVAFQLLLTVGVASAVVSIPSIPGFVRSVAGTVTFVFIMVSTVGVAIGLYFYHKKHPWNYVLLTLFTILLAVTVGFACSFRAGKSVLLAVILTATVVVALTLYTFWAVKRGADFSFLGPFLFAATLMLLMFGLIQILLPLGPFSRMVYSAIGALLCCAYIVYDTDNLIKRLSYDEYIFGALSIYIDIVQLFLFLLSLISGGK from the exons ATGGCTCTACCGTTCGGGAAGGGTGGTGACGTGGAGTCGGGGCAGAATGGGCAACTTTACCCGAATCAGATGGAGACCCCTCAGCTCCGATGGGCCTTCATTCGGAAGGTTTACATGATCGTCGCTTTTCAGCTGCTTCTCACCGTCGGTGTCGCCTCTGCCGTTGTCTCCATCCCCTCCATTCCCGGCTTCGTCAGATCCGTGGCCGGCACCGTCACGTTCGTTTTCATTATGGTGTCCACGGTTGgag TTGCGATTGGGTTGTACTTTTACCACAAGAAGCATCCGTGGAATTATGTGCTTCTTACTCTCTTTACGATTTTACTTGCGGTTACGGTGGGATTCGCTTGTTCCTTCCGAGCAG GGAAGAGCGTTCTTCTAGCTGTGATTCTGACTGCTACGGTTGTGGTCGCCTTAACTCTATACACATTCTGGGCAGTGAAGAGAGGCGCGGACTTCAGCTTCCTCGGGCCATTTTTGTTCGCTGCAACCCTCATGCTTTTGATGTTTGGTCTCATCCAG ATATTGTTGCCTCTGGGGCCGTTTTCAAGGATGGTGTATTCTGCAATCGGAGCTCTCCTATGCTGTGCTTACATTGTGTACGACACTGACAATCTGATAAAGAGGCTCAGCTACGATGAATACATATTCGGTGCACTCTCCATATATATTGATATCGTCCAACTCTTCTTGTTTCTGCTCTCTTTGATCAGCGGTGGTAAGTAA
- the LOC103453222 gene encoding chlorophyllase-2 yields MLPPMTAMSSSASSSSIAISGTNVFEIGTYKVVLQRIEAAERSACSSKTKSSSSSSTSPPTNPPPPKPLLIGMPCEAAGEFPVLLLLHGYLLSNSFYSQLISHIASHGFIVIAPQLYTIAGPDTTDEIKSTAAITNWLSNGLQPLLPPNVQANLSKLGLAGHSRGGKVSFALALGKEEIGTSLKFSALIGIDPVDGMDKGKQTPPPVLTYAPHSFDLDMAVMVIGSGLGEVKKNPLFPACAPKGVNHEDFFNECRKPACYFVAKDYGHLDMLDDETKGIRGKATYCLCKNGQSREPMRRFVGGVVVAFIKAYLEGDSSHLLAIREGVETLPIELQSVKFPL; encoded by the exons ATGCTCCCCCCAATGACAGCCATGTCCTCCtccgcttcttcttcttcgattgcCATCTCTGGTACAAATGTTTTTGAGATTGGAACTTACAAAGTTGTCCTCCAGAGAATTGAAGCAGCAGAGAGGAGTGCATGCAGCAGCAAAACcaagtcgtcgtcgtcgtcgtcaacTTCTCCTCCTACTAATCCACCGCCTCCAAAACCACTATTGATTGGCATGCCTTGTGAAGCTGCTGGAGAGTTCCCAGTGTTGCTGCTCCTCCATGGTTACCTTCTCTCCAACTCCTTCTACTCCCAGCTTATCAGCCACATCGCTTCTCATGGCTTCATTGTCATTGCCCCTcag TTATATACCATAGCTGGACCAGACACAACTGATGAGATCAAGTCCACAGCTGCAATAACAAACTGGTTATCTAATGGACTTCAACCCTTGCTTCCACCCAATGTTCAGGCAAATCTAAGCAAGCTAGGACTCGCCGGCCATAGCCGCGGAGGCAAGGTTTCATTTGCACTAGCTTTAGGGAAAGAAGAAATTGGCACCAGCTTAAAGTTTTCAGCCCTAATCGGCATTGACCCGGTTGACGGAATGGACAAAGGGAAACAAACTCCTCCGCCAGTGCTAACCTATGCTCCTCATTCATTTGATCTTGACATGGCGGTGATGGTGATCGGTTCGGGTTTGGGTGAAGTGAAAAAGAACCCTCTATTCCCTGCTTGTGCTCCAAAGGGTGTTAACCATGAGGACTTCTTCAACGAATGCCGGAAACCGGCTTGTTATTTTGTGGCGAAGGATTATGGCCATCTTGACATGCTAGACGATGAGACCAAAGGGATTAGAGGGAAAGCTACGTATTGTTTGTGCAAAAATGGGCAGTCTAGGGAGCCCATGAGGAGGTTTGTTGGAGGGGTTGTGGTTGCTTTCATAAAAGCTTATTTAGAAGGTGATAGTAGCCACTTATTGGCTATAAGAGAAGGGGTTGAGACTTTGCCAATAGAgcttcaaagtgttaaatttccTTTGTGA
- the LOC103453165 gene encoding uncharacterized protein isoform X2: MKILQANSGVLTNFDVLNFLKTKGASKDLARVLANVAPSEYKIFDYLVATPACTQTRESIDEFKEKCREYDLAEAEVLNIINTRPYNVVGIFPMIEDIDSRLGEKIQDLVDMVVEVLPSLPVPAATDESGANTADAEKIEHENDNNEEEPENEEPMET; the protein is encoded by the exons ATGAAGAT TTTACAGGCCAATTCCGGTGTGCTTACCAATTTTGATGTGCTCAACTTTCTAAAGACCAAAGGGGCTTCAAAAGATCTAGCACGGGTTCTTGCTAATGTAGCGCCATCCGAGTATAAG ATTTTCGATTACTTGGTTGCAACTCCTGCTTGTACTCAGACAAGAGAGAGTATCGATGAGTTCAAGGAGAAGTGTAGGGAATATGACCTTGCAGAAGCTGAGGTGCTCAATATTATCAACACTAGGCCATATAACGTCGTTGGAATCTTCCCG ATGATAGAGGATATCGATAGCCGTTTAGGAGAGAAAATTCAAGATCTAGTAGATATGGTGGTAGAAGTGTTACCATCTCTACCTGTTCCAGCAGCAACTGATGAAAGTGGGGCAAACACCGCGGATGCAGAAAAAATTGAACATGAGAACGATAACAATGAAGAGGAACCTGAAAATGAGGAACCAATGGAGACATAA
- the LOC103453165 gene encoding uncharacterized protein isoform X1 yields the protein MSLTFYLFLISLQANSGVLTNFDVLNFLKTKGASKDLARVLANVAPSEYKIFDYLVATPACTQTRESIDEFKEKCREYDLAEAEVLNIINTRPYNVVGIFPMIEDIDSRLGEKIQDLVDMVVEVLPSLPVPAATDESGANTADAEKIEHENDNNEEEPENEEPMET from the exons ATGTCTTTAACTTTTTACTTATTTCTAATTAG TTTACAGGCCAATTCCGGTGTGCTTACCAATTTTGATGTGCTCAACTTTCTAAAGACCAAAGGGGCTTCAAAAGATCTAGCACGGGTTCTTGCTAATGTAGCGCCATCCGAGTATAAG ATTTTCGATTACTTGGTTGCAACTCCTGCTTGTACTCAGACAAGAGAGAGTATCGATGAGTTCAAGGAGAAGTGTAGGGAATATGACCTTGCAGAAGCTGAGGTGCTCAATATTATCAACACTAGGCCATATAACGTCGTTGGAATCTTCCCG ATGATAGAGGATATCGATAGCCGTTTAGGAGAGAAAATTCAAGATCTAGTAGATATGGTGGTAGAAGTGTTACCATCTCTACCTGTTCCAGCAGCAACTGATGAAAGTGGGGCAAACACCGCGGATGCAGAAAAAATTGAACATGAGAACGATAACAATGAAGAGGAACCTGAAAATGAGGAACCAATGGAGACATAA